The Rhodocytophaga rosea genome has a segment encoding these proteins:
- a CDS encoding galactokinase: protein MPTATAESIPDHIASLFKKQFHETPLIVRSPGRVNLIGEHTDYNEGFVLPASIDKAAYVAITPRTDDQFHWIAADLKDELIGDIHSLQKSSKGWPNYLMGVTQQLLKAGHKVKGFNCVFSGDVPIGAGMSSSAALECAVAFSLNELFHLKISKVDLVKLCQKAENEFVGVKSGIMDQFASMFGKKDHVIRLDCRSLEYEYFPFKMQDIRIVLCDTQVKHSLVTSEYNTRRAQCEAGVKLLQQYAPEIQSLRDVELSLLEQHRMEMDPVVYNRCLYVVEENARLLEATEDLQRGDMASFGNRMYLTHYGLRDLYEVSCPELDFLVEFTENEEIVLGSRMMGGGFGGCTINLVKEENIDSFYDRITAAYKKGMKKDLKIYTGKIESGTSIISQ from the coding sequence ATGCCAACAGCCACCGCAGAAAGTATTCCAGACCATATTGCATCGCTTTTCAAGAAACAGTTTCACGAAACGCCGCTGATCGTACGTTCACCGGGAAGAGTGAACCTGATTGGAGAACATACAGATTATAACGAAGGATTTGTACTTCCAGCCTCTATTGATAAAGCAGCGTATGTAGCCATTACCCCACGTACCGATGATCAGTTTCACTGGATAGCTGCTGATCTGAAAGATGAGTTGATCGGAGATATTCATTCTTTGCAAAAGTCTTCCAAAGGATGGCCTAATTACCTGATGGGTGTTACCCAGCAATTGCTGAAAGCCGGCCATAAAGTAAAGGGATTTAATTGTGTATTCAGTGGTGATGTGCCCATAGGAGCAGGCATGTCTTCGTCGGCAGCTTTGGAGTGTGCCGTGGCTTTTTCACTCAATGAGTTATTTCATCTGAAAATATCCAAAGTAGATTTAGTAAAACTTTGCCAGAAGGCTGAGAATGAGTTTGTAGGTGTAAAATCGGGCATTATGGACCAGTTCGCCAGCATGTTCGGTAAAAAAGACCATGTAATTAGGCTGGATTGCCGCAGTCTGGAATATGAGTATTTTCCATTCAAAATGCAGGATATCCGCATTGTATTGTGCGATACGCAGGTAAAACATTCACTGGTTACTTCAGAATACAATACACGCCGTGCCCAATGCGAAGCAGGCGTGAAATTACTGCAACAATATGCCCCGGAAATCCAAAGCCTGAGGGATGTTGAACTTTCCTTACTGGAGCAACATCGTATGGAAATGGACCCGGTGGTATATAACCGGTGTTTGTATGTAGTAGAAGAAAACGCCCGTTTGCTGGAAGCTACTGAAGATTTGCAGCGAGGTGATATGGCCTCATTCGGAAACCGCATGTACCTGACACATTATGGACTAAGGGATTTATATGAAGTAAGTTGCCCTGAGCTGGATTTTCTGGTAGAATTTACTGAGAATGAGGAAATTGTATTAGGTTCAAGAATGATGGGCGGAGGCTTTGGAGGCTGTACGATCAATCTGGTGAAAGAAGAGAATATAGATTCATTTTATGATAGGATCACAGCCGCTTATAAAAAAGGCATGAAAAAAGACCTAAAGATATATACCGGTAAAATTGAATCGGGAACCAGCATTATCAGCCAATAA
- a CDS encoding UDP-glucose--hexose-1-phosphate uridylyltransferase, whose product MQPAFDLHEHSHTRLNILTGERVLVSPHRSKRPWQGKVEDLPKDERPVYDPKCYLCPGNERAGGVKNPDYKQTFVFTNDFAALQADTPVGEFNKNNLLQAKSESGICKVICFSPRHDLTLPLMDVATIRQVVDVWVEQYKELGSRPDIHYVQIFENKGEMMGASNPHPHGQIWAQSSVPVEVNKETRQQKQYYEANGKSLLSDYLAIELEEKSRIVVENEHFVALVPFWAVWPFETLLISRRHIGNITEMNDSEKNALANILKRLTTRYDNLFTISFPYSAGMHQTPTDGGLYPEWHWHMHFYPPLLRSATVKKFMVGYEMLGNPQRDITPESAADRLRGLSEGHYKL is encoded by the coding sequence ATGCAACCTGCCTTCGACCTTCACGAACATTCCCATACCAGACTGAATATATTAACCGGCGAACGGGTGCTGGTATCGCCGCATCGTTCAAAACGACCCTGGCAGGGCAAAGTAGAAGACCTGCCCAAAGATGAACGTCCCGTGTATGATCCCAAATGTTATTTATGTCCAGGCAATGAGAGGGCCGGAGGTGTTAAAAATCCCGATTACAAGCAGACGTTTGTGTTTACCAATGATTTTGCAGCTTTGCAAGCGGATACGCCGGTAGGAGAGTTCAACAAAAATAATTTGCTGCAAGCCAAAAGTGAGTCGGGTATTTGTAAAGTGATTTGTTTTTCGCCCCGTCACGATCTCACGCTGCCATTAATGGATGTTGCTACGATCAGGCAGGTAGTGGATGTATGGGTAGAGCAATACAAAGAATTAGGCAGCCGGCCGGATATCCATTATGTGCAGATTTTTGAGAATAAGGGTGAAATGATGGGTGCCAGCAATCCCCACCCTCATGGCCAAATATGGGCGCAGAGTTCAGTACCAGTAGAAGTGAATAAGGAGACAAGGCAGCAAAAACAGTATTATGAAGCAAATGGAAAAAGTTTGCTATCAGACTACCTGGCGATAGAACTGGAAGAGAAATCAAGGATAGTGGTAGAGAATGAGCATTTTGTAGCCCTGGTTCCTTTCTGGGCCGTCTGGCCGTTCGAAACCCTGCTTATCAGCCGCCGGCATATCGGCAATATTACAGAGATGAACGATTCTGAGAAAAATGCGTTGGCCAATATTCTCAAACGTCTGACTACCAGGTATGATAATCTGTTTACTATTTCATTCCCATATTCTGCTGGTATGCACCAGACTCCAACGGATGGTGGTTTATATCCCGAGTGGCATTGGCATATGCATTTCTATCCGCCATTGCTTCGTTCGGCTACCGTGAAAAAATTTATGGTGGGCTACGAGATGCTGGGCAATCCTCAAAGAGACATTACTCCGGAATCTGCCGCAGACAGGCTAAGAGGTTTGTCAGAAGGGCATTATAAGTTGTAG
- a CDS encoding transposase → MHELKLIQLYCYICEEYNQFLRWNVQRFSKNNFEGQISDEEILTIYLFCLCYEEKYKIKSMHQHIEKYWHSWFPNLPAYQTFNHRINRLAAAFTYLTQRLTQAFYLPADCLTIVLGDSIPILTCSHKRSGKVATPLTNKAYCATKNMHYYGVKLHTLALKRAHTLPFPCFLAITPASVHDLTALRSVLEKSYAHMSVLDKAYCDKELQQHMLAKGNTLLTPMKEKKGMPLIVKQFDQAYQDLTNTALAKIRQPIESLFSWIQEKTYIQNASKVRSQEGLMVHVFGRLAAALMMLSGL, encoded by the coding sequence ATGCACGAACTTAAACTAATCCAATTATACTGCTACATCTGTGAAGAGTATAATCAATTTCTGCGTTGGAATGTTCAACGTTTTAGTAAAAATAATTTTGAAGGGCAAATCAGTGATGAAGAAATTCTGACTATTTACCTGTTTTGTTTATGCTATGAAGAAAAATATAAAATCAAATCCATGCATCAGCATATAGAAAAATACTGGCATAGTTGGTTTCCAAACCTGCCTGCTTATCAGACTTTTAATCATAGAATTAATCGTTTGGCAGCCGCTTTTACTTACTTGACCCAAAGACTGACACAGGCTTTTTATTTACCTGCTGACTGCCTTACCATTGTGCTGGGCGATTCCATACCTATTCTTACCTGCTCTCACAAAAGAAGTGGAAAAGTAGCCACCCCATTAACAAACAAAGCCTATTGTGCAACCAAAAACATGCATTATTATGGAGTCAAACTCCATACCTTAGCCTTAAAAAGAGCCCATACCCTGCCTTTCCCCTGCTTTTTAGCTATCACCCCCGCCTCAGTCCATGATTTGACGGCCCTGCGGAGTGTGTTGGAAAAAAGCTATGCCCATATGAGTGTTCTAGATAAAGCCTATTGTGATAAAGAATTACAACAACACATGCTTGCCAAGGGCAATACACTGCTCACGCCAATGAAAGAAAAAAAAGGGATGCCACTCATCGTTAAACAATTTGATCAGGCGTATCAGGATTTAACCAACACTGCCCTTGCTAAAATAAGGCAGCCTATTGAATCTCTTTTTAGTTGGATACAAGAGAAAACTTATATACAAAATGCTTCCAAAGTACGTTCCCAAGAAGGCTTGATGGTGCATGTGTTTGGTCGTTTAGCCGCTGCGCTGATGATGCTTTCCGGATTGTAA